Within Anaeromyxobacter diazotrophicus, the genomic segment TCCCAGCTCCCCCACTCGTCGGCGGTGTCGGGCGGGAGCTGGCCCTTCGTGCGCTCGTGCCACTCGACCACCTCCCACCCGCGGTGCTCGGCGGCGGCGCGGAAGGGCGGCTTGGGGTTCACCACCACCGGGTTCCCGACCGCCTCGAAGAGCGGCGTGTCGGCGACCGAGTCGGAGTAGACGAAGCTCTTCGCCAGGTCGATGTCGTAGCTCTCCGCCACACGCTCGACCACCGAGCGCTTGCCGTCGCGGAAGACGACCGGCGGGACGATCTGGTCGGTGGCGCGACCGTCCACCACCCGGGTGCGCGTGCCGATGGCCACGTGGGCGCGCAGGTGCCGGCCCACCTCGTCGATGATGTACTGCGGCGAGCCGGAGGCGACCACCACCAGGTGCCCGGAGAGGAGGTGCTTGCGGATCTGGCGCACGGCGCCGGTGGTGATGCGCTTGCGCAGGTGGCGCTGGAAGCAGGCGTGCGCGTGCGC encodes:
- a CDS encoding HAD family hydrolase, producing the protein MVPFGRTAAIFDVDDSLLDGNAGTIFTWYLYSEKIMRPDMRARIPRIIYEYARRRLSEQDMVEVGSRCQQGLRADEIKAHAHACFQRHLRKRITTGAVRQIRKHLLSGHLVVVASGSPQYIIDEVGRHLRAHVAIGTRTRVVDGRATDQIVPPVVFRDGKRSVVERVAESYDIDLAKSFVYSDSVADTPLFEAVGNPVVVNPKPPFRAAAEHRGWEVVEWHERTKGQLPPDTADEWGSWDG